CTGGCCTGGAGCGCCTACGCGGTGCTGCATTCCGCGCTCGCCTCGCTGACGGTCAAGCGCTGGGTCGCCGCGCGCTGGCCGCACCGGGCGCACGGCTACCGGCTGGGCTTCAACCTGCTGGCGGTAGTGTTGCTGTTGCCCCCGCTGTGGCTGACCTTCGACTGGCGCGGCGCCCTGCTGTGGAGCTGGAGCGGGCCGTGGGCCTGGATGGCGAACGGGCTGGCGCTGGCGGCCGTGGCGGGCTTCGTGTGGTCGACGCGCTACTACAACATGGCGGAGTTCAGCGGCGGCGCGCAATGGCGCAAGGCGCACTGCGCGGTCGAGGATCCCGGCCGGCTGCGGCTGTCACCGCTGCACCGCTACGTGCGCCACCCCTGGTACAGCCTCGGCCTGGTGATCCTGTGGACGCGGGACATGGACGAGGCTCGGCTCGTGAGCACGCTGTGCATCACCCTGTACCTGTGGCTCGGTTCGCTGCTCGAGGAGCGCAAGCTGCTGGCCTTCCACGGCGCGGTCTATGCGGATTACCGTCGGCGCGTGGCCGGTCTGGTGCCCTGGCCCGGGCGCATCCTGCGCCGCGAGGAGGCCCGCGCCCTGGAGGCGCGGGCACGGACGGCAGCGGCCGCGGAGGTGCAGCCGCGGCCCCGCGGCTGAAGCCCGCCTCAGTCGGCGGACACGTCGCCCGCGGCCGGCTCGCGCAACATTGCCTCGGGCACGTCCTGGATGCGCGGCCGCGGCTCGATCTCCTGCGGCCAGGTCGTCCAGTCGGGATCGGGCAGTTCGGCGAACACCCGCCGCAGGCTGGCACCCCACTGGCCGTGGATCATGTCGAAATAGGGATTGTCCCAGTCGATGCTGACGTGGCGGGTCACCTTCAGGCCGTCGCGCCTGTAGATCAGCAGATCGAGCGGCAGGCCGACCGACAGGTTGGAGCGGATCGTCGAGTCCATCGAGATCAGCGCGCACTTGGCCGCCTCGTCGAGCGAGGTGTGGCAGTTCACCACGCGGTCGATGATCGGCTTGCCGTACTTGGACTCGCCGATCTGGAAGTACGGCGTGTCGCTGGAGGCCTCGATGAAGTTGCCCGCGGCGTAGATGTTGAACAGCCGCGGCGGCTCGTCGGCAATCTGGCCACAGAGGATGAAGGAGGCGTTGAAGTCGACGCCGAACTGCTGCAGCGCCTCGGCGTCGCGCTGATGCACGCGGCGGATCGTGTCGCCGACCAGGCGCGCACACTCGAACAGCGTCGGCGCGCTCCACAGGCTCTGGCGGTCCTGCACCGCCGCATGCTCGCGCAGGATGTTGATGACCGACTGCGTGATGGCGAGATTGCCGGCGCTCATCAGCACCAGCACGCGGTCGCCGGGGCGCTCGAACACCGTCATCTTGCGGAAGGTGTTGATGTGGTCCACGCCCGCGTTGGTGCGCGAGTCGGACAGACAGACGAGCCCCTCGTCGAGGCACATCGCAACGCAGTAGGTCATGCAAGCAATCCTGTCAGGTCATTGCTCGACGACGACGCCCGGCGGATCGGCGGGCGGCAGCGCCATGAAGCGTTCAGGCGGCGACCGGAACGAGAAAGTTGTCGCCGATGCGGTCCCCCAGGCGGTTGATGCGCTCGAGGAAACGCTCCAGCCACGGGTGCAGGCCGGTGTCGAAGATGTCGTCCATGCGGCCATAGTGCAGGGTCGCGTGCAGTTCGCCCGCCTGGCGTGCGGCCTCGGCCGAATGCAGGTTGGCGATCTGGCCGAGGATGTCGTTGACCGCGTCCACGCAGGAATGCAGCGAACGCGGCATGGCATCGTTGAGGATCAGCAGCTCGGCGACCTTGTACGGCGTGATGACGTCGCGATAGACGTGGCGGTAGGTCTCGAAGGCCGAGACCGAACGCAGCAGCGCGCCCCACTGGTAGTAATCGGTGGTGCTGGTCGGGCTTTCGTTCTGCGGCAGCAGGCTGTGATACTTCACGTCGAGCAGGCGTGCGGTGTTGTCGGCGCGCTCGAGGAAGGTGCCCAGGCGCACGAACT
This genomic window from Thauera humireducens contains:
- a CDS encoding methyltransferase family protein is translated as MTLSAIQVVLLVLAWSAYAVLHSALASLTVKRWVAARWPHRAHGYRLGFNLLAVVLLLPPLWLTFDWRGALLWSWSGPWAWMANGLALAAVAGFVWSTRYYNMAEFSGGAQWRKAHCAVEDPGRLRLSPLHRYVRHPWYSLGLVILWTRDMDEARLVSTLCITLYLWLGSLLEERKLLAFHGAVYADYRRRVAGLVPWPGRILRREEARALEARARTAAAAEVQPRPRG
- a CDS encoding proteasome-type protease encodes the protein MTYCVAMCLDEGLVCLSDSRTNAGVDHINTFRKMTVFERPGDRVLVLMSAGNLAITQSVINILREHAAVQDRQSLWSAPTLFECARLVGDTIRRVHQRDAEALQQFGVDFNASFILCGQIADEPPRLFNIYAAGNFIEASSDTPYFQIGESKYGKPIIDRVVNCHTSLDEAAKCALISMDSTIRSNLSVGLPLDLLIYRRDGLKVTRHVSIDWDNPYFDMIHGQWGASLRRVFAELPDPDWTTWPQEIEPRPRIQDVPEAMLREPAAGDVSAD